The Pseudomonadota bacterium DNA window TGAATCGGCGGCAAAGACTATGGTGGGGATTTTTATGGTTTTTAAAACATCCGAGTAATCCCTCATCACGTAATCGGAATAGATGGCCACTGCAACAGGCGTCGGGGTTTTCAGGTGTTCTTTCATCATCCATTCCACATCCTCTTTCGAAGCAACCCCCGATTTGAACATATTATTGATGAATCTCCCGGCAAAAGTTTTCCTGTCTTCCTGAAAGGCAAGAAGGCTTGCGTTCATCCCGTTGAAGTTGTAATTTCTTAAACTATGGGTATTCCATTCCGCCGGAGAGAATGGCACTGGAGCAGAATCAACGATGCCGAGGGCTTGTACCCTGTCAGAGCCGTACTGTTTCCAGTATTCGAGAACCACAGAGCCTGCAAGCGACCAGCCGATAAGTGCAACATCTTCTAATTCAAGGGTTTCTATCAGTGTCCGCACGTCTTCAGCGTATTGGGGAATTGTATGGCTGTCGAGCGCCTTGCTGGAATTCCCGTGACCCCTCAGATCCATGACGATCACCTGATAGTCTTTAGACAGGGCATCCACCTGCTTTGCCCAGAATTTACCCGACATGGTCCATCCATGAATAAAGACAAGGGGTTTTCCGTTACCTTTAACTTCATAGTAGATGAGTGCACCATCAGTTGAAGGCAATATTTCCGCATAACAGGTAAGGGCCATGAGAAAAATAAAACAAGATAATATAAGGCATTTGGCCTTCACGATGTCCCTCCGGTATTTTATGATATCTTAATTATAGCAGATGAATAAGGGAAGACGAATGGATTTATTTAAGGATAGGAACTATTATGATTTTTACGACAGGGTTATGCTCTTCACCTGGCCTTTTTCGCCGGTAAATCCCGTGTCTTTTCCGTTAAAGAAGATATTTACCC harbors:
- a CDS encoding alpha/beta hydrolase produces the protein MKAKCLILSCFIFLMALTCYAEILPSTDGALIYYEVKGNGKPLVFIHGWTMSGKFWAKQVDALSKDYQVIVMDLRGHGNSSKALDSHTIPQYAEDVRTLIETLELEDVALIGWSLAGSVVLEYWKQYGSDRVQALGIVDSAPVPFSPAEWNTHSLRNYNFNGMNASLLAFQEDRKTFAGRFINNMFKSGVASKEDVEWMMKEHLKTPTPVAVAIYSDYVMRDYSDVLKTIKIPTIVFAADSHIFKNGIEMGKYISSRIPRSRFIAFEKSGHLPFYEEPEKFNHSLVEFLKGASILER